The Procambarus clarkii isolate CNS0578487 chromosome 37, FALCON_Pclarkii_2.0, whole genome shotgun sequence genome window below encodes:
- the LOC138371849 gene encoding proline-rich proteoglycan 2-like: MSVYHSGPPHQGLHTRTSTPGPPHQDLHTRTSTPGPPHQGLHTRTSTPGPPHQDLHTRTSTPGPLHQDLHTRTSTPGPPHKDLYTRTSTPGPLHQDLHTRASTPGPPHQGLHTRTSTPGPPHQDLHTRTSTPGPPHQDLHTRASTPGPLHQDLYTRTSTPGPPHQGLHTRASTPGPPHQGLHTRASTPWPPHHQEEPPSKTASHCGLIRKKRKETFIASISQSIYILSVKVLFGDDLGFDYNDYFQYDYIIKYNKHALHKKCFGF; this comes from the coding sequence atgaGTGTGTACCATAGTGGGCCTCCACACCAGGGCCTCCACACCAGGACCTCCACACCAGGACCTCCACACCAGGACCTCCACACCAGGACCTCCACACCAGGACCTCCACACCAGGGCCTCCACACCAGGACCTCCACACCAGGACCTCCACACCAGGACCTCCACACCAGGACCTCCACACCAGGACCTCTACACCAGGACCTCCACACCAGGACCTCCACACCAGGACCTCCACACAAGGACCTCTACACCAGGACCTCTACACCAGGGCCTCTACACCAGGACCTCCACACCAGGGCCTCCACACCAGGGCCTCCACACCAGGGCCTCCACACCAGGACCTCCACACCAGGACCTCCACACCAGGACCTCCACACCAGGACCTCCACACCAGGACCTCCACACCAGGACCTCCACACCAGGGCCTCCACACCAGGACCTCTACACCAGGACCTCTACACCAGGACCTCCACACCAGGGCCTCCACACCAGGGCCTCCACACCAGGGCCTCCACACCAGGGCCTCCACACCAGGGCCTCCACACCAGGGCCTCCACACCATGGCCTCCACACCATCAAGAAGAGCCACCATCAAAGACTGCCTCACACTGTGGTTTGATTCGAAAAAAACGAAAAGAAACATTTATAGCATCGATATCCCAGTCGATCTATATTCTTAGTGTTAAAGTGTTATTTGGAGATGATTTAGGATTTGATTACAATGACTATTTCCAGTatgattatattattaaatataataaacaCGCGTTACATAAAAAGTGTTTTGGTTTCTGA